The following nucleotide sequence is from Pseudobutyrivibrio ruminis HUN009.
ATTAGAATTAGATAAATGTAGTCACAACTTCCATATATTTGGAGCACTTTGGGAAGAGCTAGATTTAAAACACGCCACACTTCATCGTGAGATTCCATTCAATCTTACATTTACCGTTTTTTCCAAGGCTAAAATATCTGTAAATATTATGCCTAATTTTAAAGCAGGTAGCCACGACCGAGTATTCTCAGGCCAGCTTAATGGAGCTGTTTCACTCACAGACCCTACCACCTTACTTTTATCAGAATACCAGCATGATAAAAACATTCTCTTCTACGACTTAAATCACATGGATGATATTTCTTCAATGGTAGATAGACATCTGGATAAGCCTGATGAGCTGAAAAAAATAGCCCAAGGCGGATTTAATATCGCAAATGCGAATCACACCTGGGCTAATATTGCAACTTTAATTTTAAAAAATCTTTAATCCAAATTAAGCATTTCCTGGTAGAAAGCGAAGTAATCCTTTCTACCTTCTTTTGTAAATTGGATAGCTGTTCTAGGATGCTGATTTAAAAGACCAGTTGTAAGGTATTGCATATCATATCCCCATACAACGCCCTGCTCCTTTAATGGCATCATATAGTCCTCTACAAACTTAATTGCATATCTCTCCTTATATTTTGGATTCTTAAGGAAGCCAAGAAGAAGCTCCATAGCACAGTTTCCTGCACCACGTCCCATACTACAATATGTAGCGTCCAAATAATCTACATTGTCACCAACAGCCTCTATCGTATTTGCGAATGCAAGCTTCTGATTATCATGTGCATGCATTCCCACCTTTTTGCCATACTTAGACGCAATTTCATAGTACATATCAGCAATACGCTCTGTCTGCTCTGGATATAGAGAGCCGTAGCTATCTACAATATAAATGCATGAAATAGGTGTCTGACAAACAATATCAAGGGCTGACTTGATATCCTCCATTGAGGCTGTAGAAATAGCCATAATATTACAAGTAGTCTCGTAACCTTTCTTATATGCATCCTCAATCATCTGTACTGCCCCAGGAAGCTGATGAAGATATGTTGCAACACGAATAAGATCCACAGGGCTTTCTGCCTTAGGATGAATATCCTCCTTGTAATTGCAACGGCCAACATCCGCCATGATTGCAAGCTTCAAATCAGTATTGTTGTCCCCAACAATCTTTCTAATATACTCATCAGATGAAAACTTCCATGGGCCAAAAGAATTCTCATCGAACTGCTCTTTATCAGCACGATAGCCCATTTCCATATAGTCAACTCCAGCCTTTACATTTGTAAGATAAAGAGCTTTAGCAAATTCATCTGTGAAATAAAAATCATTTACAAGGCCTCCATCGCGAAGTGTAGCATCCACTACTCGTACGCTTTCCCTTACTTCCAAAAGCTTTGAAATTTCCTTTTTCATCTGTCCATCCTCCAGTTACTTTAGTGATTAAAAGTGGTAAAGTAAATTATAAACGTATCTGACCAAAAAAACAAGCCTATTGCAGATTATCTCCGCAATAGGCAAATAATTATACTACTTCGAATTTCATAGCGCTTTCATTAAGCTGCTTGGTAACAATACTGTTTTTATCCATATCATCATTAATGCCCTGGATTTCACTAACAATATCAGTAGCTGCTGTAGCAGACATATTTATCGCCATTGAGCTTTCCTGAATAGAATCTCCAATTGTAAGAATCTTTGCAGACATTTCATCCATAACTTCGTTAAGATTATTTGTCTTATCCGAAAATGCAGCAAGCATTTCTTCAATCATAGTGGCTGTGTTTTCAAACTTATCACCAGTCTCTACAAATGCATCGTAATCACGTAAAACATTTTCATTAATAAACTGGATAACCTGAACCGCATTGTCTGACAATGCTTGAACTGCTGTAGTAACTTTCTCAGAGATTTCCTGAATATTTCCAGCTGTGTCTCTAGAGTTTGCAGCCAGCTTACTGATTTCGTCTGCTACTACCGCAAAACCTCTACCAGCTTCACCAGCACGAGCAGCTTCAATAGAAGCATTAAGTGCAAGTAAGTTTGTCTGACTAGCAATATCAAGAATATCGTTAGTCAAATCGCTAATCTGATTAACCTGCTCTGATTCTTTAACAGATTCTTCAAGGACACATGAAAGCTCTTCAATTTTGCTGCCCGTATTAGCTTTCTTGCTATTAGCTTCTTTTTTGATTTCATCAGCCTGAAGCTTAATCTCATTAGCTTTTTCTGAGCCTGTTTGTGATTCCTCACTAATAGCTGCAGTAGCTTTCTTAGCGATCTTAAGTTTGTCCTCTAAATCTACAGTTGAGAATGTAATTGTTTCCATAGAAGCAACCAATTCTTCCATGGCTGCAGAAGTATTTGTAACATTGTTGCTAGCACTCTGAAGCTTTCCAACCATGCTATCTGCAGAAGTCTTCAAAACATTTGCGCCAAATTTTACATCCTTAATTACATTCTGTAATGTCTCCATAAACTGGTTAATATTGTCAGAAATAAGACTAAGCTCAGTCTTTGTATTTGTATTAAGACGAGCTGTCAAATCACCTCTTCCATTATCAATATTGCTGATAATCTCCTGAAGCTCACTTGACATTTTCATAATTGTTTTATTCACTCTTACATATGTAAGAACAAACGAAACAACAATTAATACAATTACAAGAGCCATTATAATATAGAATCCAACAGATACTTCTCTTACATAACTATCTAAGTAAGTACCGAATCCTGATTGTAATTGAACAATACCATCATTTACTGCATTTAATGATTCGTTAATTTCGTCCAATTCAGTACCATAATCTCCAAATACAAATTTAACAGCACCTGGAATATCCTGTTTTATAATACAATTTCTAATTTTATCTACTGCTGCTAAATAAGACTCGACATTCTCTCTGTTTGTCGATATAAGCTGTGCACCACCATCTAATTGACTAACTAATAAGCAATCATCCAAATAATTCAAATGAGAATCTATATCAGAAATATAATTGTCCATAACCTCAAAATCTGATTCAGTTATTCTCGTCCCCGACTCTGCCTGTCCTAAATATCTATTAATCTCTGCTGAAATATGAATTACATCTGCTTTCAACTCATAAGCTTCTGTTGCGCATTGAAGCTGACTTTCACATGCCAGTGTTGCCTGTGATTTTAATTTGTATAGTGCAAAGATTGCGGAAAATGCACATATAATAAATGCGACAAAAATCAATAGATTTACTAGAATTGTTTGAAATTTGATTGAGTAAACTAGATTGCTGCCCCCTTTCTTTTCCTCTTTAAAGGAAATATTCTCACCCATTAGTTCTTTTTTCTTTTTCATATTGCCTTCATCCTTTTAGTAATTATATTTTTGCACAGCAATCGTATTCTACACCATTATTCAGAATTATGGAACTAGCAGCACAATAAATATATTGGGTTTTATAGTATTTTTTTAAGATATAAAAAGAGCCCTATAGATTACATCTATAGAGCTCTAATATTAAATTCTAAAAGCCTAAACTATCTCAAATTTTTGAGTACTTGAATTTAATTGCTTTGTAACATCATTATTTTGATCCATAGCTTCATTGATGCCCTGGATTTCACCAACGATTTCCGTAGCAGCCTGAGCGCTCATACCAATAGCATTAGAGCTTTCATTTACAGAATTAGAAATTGTCTCAATTCTATCAGCCATCTCATTCATTACATTGTTTAGATTATCTGCCTTGTCTGAGAATGTAGCCAACATTTCATCAATCATTGTAGCTGTATCTTCAAATTTCGATCCAGTTTCTACGAAGGCATCATAATCAGCCAAAACATTTTCATTGATGAATTCAATAACTTGAACCGCATTATCTGAAAGTGTTTTAACAGCCGCTGTAACCTTAGCAGAAATTTCCTGAATATTTCCAGCTGTATCTCTTGAGTTTGCTGCAAGTTTACTAATCTCATCAGCTACAACAGCGAATCCCTTTCCAGCCTCACCAGCTCTGGCAGCTTCGATAGATGCATTAAGAGCAAGCAAGTTTGTCTGGCTGGCAATGTCCAGAATCTCGTTTGTCAAATCACCAATTTGGTTGACCTGCTCAGATTCTTTTACAGAAACCTCGAGAACTCTAGATAACTCTTCCATCTTAGCTCCAGTGTTATCCTTCTTCTCAGTTGCTTCTTTCTTGATTTCATCAGCTGCCATTTTGATCTCATTTGCTTTAGAAGCGCCTTCTTTTGCCTCGGCATCTATAGCATTCGTAGCCTCTCTAACTTCAAATACCTTGTCATTTAAATCAATTGCTGTAGTAGAAACATTCTCCATTGACGCTGCCAACTCTTCCATTGCTGCTGAAGTATTAGTGACATTATCAGATGCACTTTGAATCTTAACAACCATACTGTCTGAAGATGTACTAAGAACGCTAGCGCCCTCTTTAACATCCTTAATAACACCTTGAAGTGTTCCAAGAAACTCATTGATTCCATCAGATATCATAGCTAGTTCAGTTTTTGTCTTCGTATTAATACGAGCTGTTAAGTCTCCTTTTCCTCTATTGATATTATTTATAATTGATTGTAATTCATAAGAAATACCAAGAATAGTTTTGTTAATTCTAATAAATGAAAGCAGGAAGCTAACTATAATAAGAACCACAACTATTCCCATTACAAAGTAGCCCTTCATTGATACTTGCGAAATGTAGCTATCTAAATATCCTGAAAAACCTTCACTCAATGAAGTAATAGCAGCATCTACAGCATCAAGTGATGCATAAGCAGTCTCCAAATTGGTACCATATTCAGTTGAAACATATCCAATAGCTCCAGCCATATCCGAAGCTGCTATATATCCCTTTAATGTTTCAGCAGATGATGCAAAAGCTTCTGTATTTGTTCTTAAATCCGCAACTATTTGCTCACCATCTGATACATTACTAACTATTATTGATGATTCCATATAAGTAAGATGATTTTCTAAGTCATCTATATATGAGTTCATATCATCAAATTCTGAAGCACTCATTATATTGCCTGCTTCACATTGACCTAAAGTGCGATTTATTTCTGCAGATATATGTATAATATCCTGTCTTAATTGAGCTGATTCCTCAGCACATATCAACTCATTCTCACTTGCCACTAAAGCTTGTGACTTCACACTTTGCATTGCAGTATTTGATATTATCGCATATACGATAAATGCAACTAATATTACTACATTAACAATAATATTTTGAAATGTAATTGATTGGAAAAAATTGCCTTTATTGTGTTCCGCAATCTTTACTACTCCTGCAAGGTTTTCCTTTTGCTCTTCTGAAAGATTTTGGTCTAATCTCTCTCTAATAGCCTCTTTTCTTTCTTCTCTGCCCATAGAACTACCCCCTATATAAATAAACGTCCATTAATTCTCTTAAAATATTATAGTATGAATTTTATAATGTGTAATACAATGCACAAAAAAAACATATTATTTTAAAATATTCATCAAAAAAGAGCCCTTAGGCAAAACCTAAGAGCTCTTTAATATAACGCTACGCTCGATTTAATTAAAATTTACCAGCAGTAGCAGCTTCCTCAACAGAAACAGCAACAGCAACTGTTGCACCTACCATTGGGTTGTTACCCATACCGATAAGACCCATCATCTCAACGTGTGCAGGAACTGAAGATGAACCAGCGAACTGAGCATCTGAGTGCATACGTCCAAGAGTATCTGTCATACCGTATGAAGCAGGACCTGCTGCCATGTTATCTGGGTGAAGTGTACGTCCTGTACCACCGCCTGAAGCAACTGAGAAGTACTTCTTGCCGAGTTCAACGCACTCCTTCTTGTATGTACCAGCTACTGGATGCTGGAAACGTGTTGGGTTTGTAGAGTTACCTGTGATAGATACACCTACGTTCTCATGATGCATGATAGCAACACCTTCCTGAACATCATCAGCGCCGTAGCACTTAACTGTAGCACGAAGACCATTTGAGTATGCCTTCTCTGATACAATGTTAAGCTTAGCTTCCTTGTAATCGTACTTTGTCTCAACATATGTGAAACCATTGATACGAGAAATAATCTGAGCAGCATCCTTTCCAAGACCGTTAAGGATTACTCTAAGAGGCTTCTTACGAACCTTGTTAGCCTTCTCAGCGATACCGATAGCACCTTCAGCAGCAGCGAATGACTCGTGACCTGCTAAGAAACAGAAGCACTCTGTCTCCTCCTCAAGGAGCATCTTTCCAAGGTTACCATGTCCAAGACCAACCTTACGGTGATCAGCAACAGAACCTGGAATACAGAAAGACTGAAGTCCCTCTCCGATTGCTGCAGCTGCATCAGCAGCCTTGCGGCAATTCTTCTTAATAGCGATTGCAGCACCTACAGTGTAAGCCCAGCAAGCGTTCTCGAAGCAGATAGGCTGAATCTTCTTTACCTGCTCGTATACATCAAGACCTGCGTCCTTAGTAATCTTCTCAGCTTCTTCGATTGAGCTGATACCATACTTATTAAGAACTGCGTTAATCTGATCAATTCTTCTCTCATATGATTCAAATAAAGCCATTTTTGTTTCTCCTTTCCTATATTATTCCTGACGTGGATCGATAATCTTTGCAGCATCGTCAACACGACCGTACTGGCCCTTTGCCTTTTCCCATGCTGTGTTAGGATCATCACCCTTCTTAATGAAGTCTGTCATCTTTCCAAGAGAAACAAACTGATATCCGATAACTTCGTTATCATCATCAAGTGCGATACCTGTTACATAGCCTTCAGCCATTTCAAGGTAACGAACACCCTTTTCCTTTGTTGCGTACATTGTACCAACCTGTGAACGAAGACCCTTTCCAAGATCCTCAAGACCAGCACCGATTGCAAGTCCGTCATCAGAGAATGCAGACTGTGTACGTCCGTAAACGATCTGAAGGAAAAGCTCTCTCATAGCTGTGTTGATAGCGTCGCAAACAAGGTCTGTATTAAGAGCCTCAAGGATTGTCTTTCCCTGAAGAATCTCTGCAGCCATAGCTGCTGAATGTGTCATACCTGAGCAACCAATTGTCTCAACAAGTGCTTCCTCGATAACACCATTCTTAACATTTAAAGATAATTTGCAGGCCCCCTGCTGTGGAGCACACCAGCCAACACCGTGTGTGAAACCGCTAATATCAGAAATCTGCTTAGCGTGTACCCATTTTCCCTCTTCAGGGATAGGAGCTGGTTCATGCTTTGCGCCCTTTGCTACAGGACACATGTTTTCTACTTCTTTTGTGTAAATCATTGTAGAACTCCTTTCTATAATTCCATTAATATACTGCTACCTACATTAATGACCTAATTATATAAACGCATAGAAACGCGTTATTGATTACATTTTCTCACTTTCTGTGGTTTTAGTAAAGTATTCTTTTGTATTTTCGTTAAAAAATTATCTAAATATTTAGAAGCTGTGACCTCCACCTGAATGGCCACCGCCACCACCGCCGGAAAAGCCACCGCCACCGCCAGAAAAGCCACCTCCACCACCGTGGTATGTGCTTCCAGCTGATGCAATTCTTCTACGAGTTGTATTTAGTACAGTAGATGTTCCTGCAATGGAAGCTCCAATTAGAAGCATTTCTGCAGGAGTAAATGTCTGAACCCTTGCTCTCTCTCTTACTGCTTTTAAGAAAACAAATAAGAATCCAAGAATTATAGAAACTAGCGCTGTAACTATAAGTCTCATTGGTCTAAGGATCATTCCATCATTAATCAATGTATTGCACTGCTCAAAAACAGCATAAATGCATTCGTAGTACTCTCCATTTGACGCATATCTATAAACATTATCTGTAATATCATATGCATCTGCACTTTTTATCTCGTATTGGGCCTTTCCATATCCTGATAAGTACAACTCTCTGTTGTGCATATCAATCAAAAATGCAACACCATCTTCTCTAGAATTATAATTCTGTGTATAGAAGTCAAAAAGAATAGAATCCTCACTCTGACGATAGTTATACTCATCAGTAGTTGCTACAACATAATTGTAGCTACTATCCAAAGAATCCAGATATTCTTCTAGCTCATCATATTCATCATCGCTAAGCAAATAAGCATCATCGATAATAGTTACATTTGATTTAGCCTCAGCACGAATTGGAAGTAAGAGACATACAACGAATAAGAATATAAAATATTTAGCCTTTCGCATTTTCAAGCTTACCTCCCTTCTTCAAAAACTGTGGTGATGGACGTGTTGCAAGTCTGTTGTACTCTCTAACAGTACAGTCAATAGTAAAGACGATAATCGCAAACACGATAGCTAAAGCTATGTAATAAATAATATCGTTTGGAAGGTTGATTATTCTAATAAGAATTGCTGCAATCCATCCTAAAGTACCAAGTAAAAGAACTGTCTTCTGCCCCTTTTTAACAGCATTAAAGCCTTTAATAATGAACACAAGACTAGAAATATACATAGCTAACATGAGAATAACATTGAGCACATTCGCAACCGCTCTTCCATTCTCAATAACATAAAGTATACCTGCTATGATAAATGCATATCCGCCCTTTAAAAGCAAAAATATAACAACGGCACCAGCACCGGAAAGTGCTGCCTTTGTTGACGATTTAGTAATCTTCTTTTTCGCTTTCTTTTTAATTGGCTTAATATTTTTGCTGGTAACAATATCCTTGCTGCCAAAATATCCCTTATCATCAAGATGATTGTCACGTCTATAGACACCATCTGCAATCTTTGCACCATAGTAAGCTATAAATGAAGAAACAAGTGCAGCAAACCCACAAAGATTCTTTATGCGATAAGTGAAGCTAAAAGTCAAGCTCAGCACAAAAAGAACTAAAAATATAACAATAGAAGCAGCAATTGCAGTGGCATACATCTTTCTTTTATCGATAGGCATATCAGAATAAACAGCACCTGAAGCGCCATTGATTACAGAATATGAAACTCTATCATAATTACGTGTAGTCATGAAATAGACAGGAAGATATGCTCCTTCACATCCCTTATATTGTAGCTTCGAAGCAACATCATTATGAATTCGTTCATCTTCTCTGCTAGTCAAATCATATCCATCTGCTTTAGCTTTAACTTTGTTACAAAGTGAGTTCTTAGCCTCCTCTAATGCATCCTCAACATAGATTTCCTTATCAACAGTAGAATTTTCAACGAAAAATCCTGCCAAAAAGTTTGGATTAAACTTTTCCAATTCATTAAGTGGAAATGGATTAATTGAACCAGAAACATTGTCATCGAATGTCTGTGATGCATCAAATGGAACCTTCATATCATCCACGTCAACTCTAACATTAAACTGGGTTTCTTTTGTAACTTCATAATCTCCACTTGTAGATGTTTTTTTACCAACAAATGAAACATCACCATCTGACGAATAATCATAGAGATAATATGGAGTATAAAGTCCAACAAGCTTGTCAATATTGTCATCGATATTTAATCCATCAGGAACAAAATGAATATGTTTAACTTCCTCTAGATATTTTTCACGAGCTTCCTTTTTTGTGAGATTAAAAGGAAGAATATATTTAGGAACACCACTTTTAGAAAAGTGCTCCTGCATAGTAGTCTGAGTACCGCAGTATGGACAAAACTCCATACCATCGTTATCTATTACCTGAATTTCCCCAGCACAATTAGGACAGGTATAAATTGTAGTATTTATACCTGCCTCATTTTCAATATCATTACCTTTGTATGCTCTTGGATCTGTATACTGACCGCAAGAGCTACAAAGCATTTGCATACGTTCTGGCGAAAACTTCAGTTGCCCTCCACAACTTGGGCAAGGGAACATTGTAGCCATTTTCCAACTTCCTTCCTATGGTCTCTTAGTTCCGCAATTTACGCAGAAATTACCGTAGTTTTCATTGCCACAATTTGGGCAGAACCATCTGCCTGGCTGAGCTGCACCTGCATCCTGAGCTGGAGCTGTCTGAGGCTGGCCCATTTGTGGCTGTACTGGCTGACCTGGCTGTCCAGCAAACTGCTGACCAGCTGCCATACCTGCTGCTCCTGCATTTAATAAATCAGCTGCATTTGCACCACCTGCCTGCATTGCCATGTTCATACCAAAGAATCCCATAGCTGCGCCGTTTGCGTTGCCAGCTGCTGTCTTCATAGCCTCTGCCTGAGCCTGTACAAGTGTTGCACCTGCCATAGCCTGAGAACGAAGTGCACCAGACTTCTGAAGCTCTCTAAGTAAATCAGCATCCTTATCAGGAATAACTGTTGTAAGAATCTGAACAGATGTAATTGCAAGACCGTACTTATCTGTCCATTCCTGATCAAGCTCATCACTCATTGCCTCAGAGATTTCCTTTGTGTATGCAGGAATACCTGAAGGTCTAACGCCAAGAGCTGTAAGCTTGCCAAGCGCTGGCTGAAGGGCCTGGATAAATGTAGCACGAAGCTGATCCTGAATATCGTCAACTGTGTATTCGTTCTTTACGTTACCTGCAAGGTTAACATAAAGCTGAGTAGGATCAGATACTCTCATGCTGTAGTTACCGTTAAGCTTAAGAGTTGTATCTAAATCTAATCCAATGTTGTTATCAAGAATTCTGAAAGGAATTGGTGAAGGTGTACCAAACTTCAAACCAACAATATCCTTAGTGTTAACGAAATAAACTCTCTGTTGAACTGGTTTCTCACCACCGAAGGTAAATCTACGTCCGAATTCCTTAAATACATCAAGAAAGTCACCAGCAAAAATAGAAGCAGAACCATTATCTTCCCATTCATATGCACCTGCCTCTGCAGCAACATCAATAATTCTTCCGCTATCAACTAAAAGAGCACACTGACCTTCGTTTACAATAATTGCAGAGCCATGTGAAATAACATCAACATCCCCCTGAGTGTTTGTACCGCGGCCAGTCATCTTGTGAACAGCTCTTTTAACAAGTACATCTGATGCCATTGAATCAGATACGAATAATTCTTTCCACTGATTTGCAAGTTCACCAGACACTGAGCCTTTAACTGCTTGAATAAGTCCCATTTTTATAAATCCTCCCTAATAAAAATAATCTTTATTTAGTTTAACAAAAAAGACCCATTCTTTAAAGAACGGGTCTTAAAAAATTTAACTTTTTTAGTTTTTCTTAACGATGTTGTCCTGGCTCTTGAAAATGCTATCTGCCTCAACCACTCCTCTTACAGAAGAAAGTGGATAAACATTTGAACGAGGGCAAACTACTGTGCCAGGGTTGAGAACTGAGTTACATCCAACCTCTACATTGTCTCCAAGCATAGCTCCGAATTTCTTTAATCCTGTTTCAATTTTCTCTCCATCACGCGATTTTACAACAACAAGAGTCTTGTCCTGCTTTACATTTGATGTGATTGAACCAGCACCCATATGAGACTTGTAACCAAGAACTGAATCACCAACATAGTTGTAATGAGGTACCTGTACGTTATTAAAAAGAACAACATTTTTAAGCTCTGTAGAGTTACCAACTACACAGTTCTTTCCAACGATAGCTGAACCTCTAATAAAAGCGCACTGACGAACCTCAGCATCCTCATCAATGATAAGAGGTCCGTTTAGATATGCAGAATCAAAAACCTTAGCTGACTTAGCTACCCAAACATCCTCTCCTCTTTTCTCGAACTTCTCTGGATCAAGTGTTGGGCCAAGCTTTTTGATGAACTCAGAAATCTCTGGAAGAACCTCCCATGGATATTCCTTTCCATCAAACAAGTCTTTAGCGATAGTTTCGTCTAAATTATACATAGATTTAATTTTTGTCTGTTCCATAATGTTCCCTTTCTTATATGTAAATTACTTTGCATCTGAATAATTATCGAACTCAAACTCAGTTCTGCAATCGTCATTGAGCTTAAGTCTCGCATCAAAGAATAAACCTTTTTTACTTAAAAATCCAGATATAACATCAGTTTTCTTTTCCAGAATAAGCTTTCTGAATTGGTCCTCTGGAATATCAACACCAGCAACCTTGCCTACATAGAACTGACAGCTGTCTACGTTGTCCCTGATGTTGTTCTTACATCTGTAGCCAAAGTGATTCTTTAAAATAGGCTCGCCACATTTAGGACATTTCAAGCCTTCCATTACCTTTTCTTCGTCTTCGAAAACGAACTTTATTCCAGATACCTTACCAGTCTCATCTTTGTTCAAAGCAAGCTTAGCATCAAACTTTGTTCCCTTCTTAGACTTGAATCCGGATATTGTGGATGTGATACCATCCTTTAAAAGTTCTTTCACCTGAGCTTCTTTAAGCTTTACTCCAGCAATCTGTCCTATATTAAAGCCGCATGAATTCTCAGGATCATCCTTTTTGTAATTGCTGCATCCATAGCCAAACGGAGTAACAACAACTTTGCCACCACATACTGGACAAACTACATCCTTAATATCCTTTGCTTCTACATTATCAAAATCGAAGGTTACCTCTGATTTGCCTTCTTCGTTTTTCTTAAGGACAAGGCAGGCATCAAACTTCTTACCTGATTTGCCTTTGAAGCCACGAATAGTTTTGGTGTGTCCTTCTGTAAGAAGCTCTTTTACATCACCATCGCCAATCTTTTTAGAAGCAATCTCTCCTATAACAAAATTACATTTATTCTCTTTATCAAAGTATTTTTCGCAAGCAAAACCGAAGTTTGTCTTTATGATTTTATTGCCGCAATCAGGACAAACCACATCTGCCAAATAGTTAGGAGCTACATCATCGAAATCAAATACAAGCTCTGTACGACCTGTCTCTTCGTTCTTTTTAAGAACAAGCCTTGCATCAAACTTCTTTCCAGTCTTGCCCTTAAAGCCTCTAAGTGTATCTGACTTTCCCTCTTTAAGAATCTCAGTAACAACCTGGGCACTGATATTCTTGCCAGCGATTGTCTTTCCTATATAAAACTTACATGAATTTTCATCCTGTGCATTAAAATTAGCACAGCCATATCCACTAGGACGAACAAGAATATCTCCGCCACAATCAGGGCATTTAACATCTGGAAGCTTTTCCGCCTCAATTCCATCAAAGTTAAAGCTAAGTACCTTCTTGCCCTCTTCGTTTTCTTTTAATTGAATCTTGGCGCTGAACTTCTGATTAGTCTTTGACTTGAAACCAGTAAGCACATCAGTAATTCCATTATTAAGAAGTGTGGTAAGCTCCTCCAATGAAATCTTTCTGCCGGCGATTTCACCAACAGAGAAATAGCACTGATTTTCCTCCTGGAAACGATGCTCACATGCAAATCCATAACCAGTCTTTGCGATTCTTCCACCACAAACAGGACATTTCAAATCCTCAACATACTCAGTAGGTGTTTCAGAGAAATCAAAGCTAACGTTGAATTCACCATC
It contains:
- a CDS encoding methyl-accepting chemotaxis protein, which codes for MKKKKELMGENISFKEEKKGGSNLVYSIKFQTILVNLLIFVAFIICAFSAIFALYKLKSQATLACESQLQCATEAYELKADVIHISAEINRYLGQAESGTRITESDFEVMDNYISDIDSHLNYLDDCLLVSQLDGGAQLISTNRENVESYLAAVDKIRNCIIKQDIPGAVKFVFGDYGTELDEINESLNAVNDGIVQLQSGFGTYLDSYVREVSVGFYIIMALVIVLIVVSFVLTYVRVNKTIMKMSSELQEIISNIDNGRGDLTARLNTNTKTELSLISDNINQFMETLQNVIKDVKFGANVLKTSADSMVGKLQSASNNVTNTSAAMEELVASMETITFSTVDLEDKLKIAKKATAAISEESQTGSEKANEIKLQADEIKKEANSKKANTGSKIEELSCVLEESVKESEQVNQISDLTNDILDIASQTNLLALNASIEAARAGEAGRGFAVVADEISKLAANSRDTAGNIQEISEKVTTAVQALSDNAVQVIQFINENVLRDYDAFVETGDKFENTATMIEEMLAAFSDKTNNLNEVMDEMSAKILTIGDSIQESSMAINMSATAATDIVSEIQGINDDMDKNSIVTKQLNESAMKFEVV
- a CDS encoding methyl-accepting chemotaxis protein, giving the protein MGREERKEAIRERLDQNLSEEQKENLAGVVKIAEHNKGNFFQSITFQNIIVNVVILVAFIVYAIISNTAMQSVKSQALVASENELICAEESAQLRQDIIHISAEINRTLGQCEAGNIMSASEFDDMNSYIDDLENHLTYMESSIIVSNVSDGEQIVADLRTNTEAFASSAETLKGYIAASDMAGAIGYVSTEYGTNLETAYASLDAVDAAITSLSEGFSGYLDSYISQVSMKGYFVMGIVVVLIIVSFLLSFIRINKTILGISYELQSIINNINRGKGDLTARINTKTKTELAMISDGINEFLGTLQGVIKDVKEGASVLSTSSDSMVVKIQSASDNVTNTSAAMEELAASMENVSTTAIDLNDKVFEVREATNAIDAEAKEGASKANEIKMAADEIKKEATEKKDNTGAKMEELSRVLEVSVKESEQVNQIGDLTNEILDIASQTNLLALNASIEAARAGEAGKGFAVVADEISKLAANSRDTAGNIQEISAKVTAAVKTLSDNAVQVIEFINENVLADYDAFVETGSKFEDTATMIDEMLATFSDKADNLNNVMNEMADRIETISNSVNESSNAIGMSAQAATEIVGEIQGINEAMDQNNDVTKQLNSSTQKFEIV
- a CDS encoding GGGtGRT protein, yielding MALFESYERRIDQINAVLNKYGISSIEEAEKITKDAGLDVYEQVKKIQPICFENACWAYTVGAAIAIKKNCRKAADAAAAIGEGLQSFCIPGSVADHRKVGLGHGNLGKMLLEEETECFCFLAGHESFAAAEGAIGIAEKANKVRKKPLRVILNGLGKDAAQIISRINGFTYVETKYDYKEAKLNIVSEKAYSNGLRATVKCYGADDVQEGVAIMHHENVGVSITGNSTNPTRFQHPVAGTYKKECVELGKKYFSVASGGGTGRTLHPDNMAAGPASYGMTDTLGRMHSDAQFAGSSSVPAHVEMMGLIGMGNNPMVGATVAVAVSVEEAATAGKF
- a CDS encoding aldolase catalytic domain-containing protein; the protein is MKKEISKLLEVRESVRVVDATLRDGGLVNDFYFTDEFAKALYLTNVKAGVDYMEMGYRADKEQFDENSFGPWKFSSDEYIRKIVGDNNTDLKLAIMADVGRCNYKEDIHPKAESPVDLIRVATYLHQLPGAVQMIEDAYKKGYETTCNIMAISTASMEDIKSALDIVCQTPISCIYIVDSYGSLYPEQTERIADMYYEIASKYGKKVGMHAHDNQKLAFANTIEAVGDNVDYLDATYCSMGRGAGNCAMELLLGFLKNPKYKERYAIKFVEDYMMPLKEQGVVWGYDMQYLTTGLLNQHPRTAIQFTKEGRKDYFAFYQEMLNLD
- a CDS encoding TPM domain-containing protein, with the translated sequence MRKAKYFIFLFVVCLLLPIRAEAKSNVTIIDDAYLLSDDEYDELEEYLDSLDSSYNYVVATTDEYNYRQSEDSILFDFYTQNYNSREDGVAFLIDMHNRELYLSGYGKAQYEIKSADAYDITDNVYRYASNGEYYECIYAVFEQCNTLINDGMILRPMRLIVTALVSIILGFLFVFLKAVRERARVQTFTPAEMLLIGASIAGTSTVLNTTRRRIASAGSTYHGGGGGFSGGGGGFSGGGGGGHSGGGHSF
- a CDS encoding iron-sulfur cluster assembly scaffold protein; protein product: MIYTKEVENMCPVAKGAKHEPAPIPEEGKWVHAKQISDISGFTHGVGWCAPQQGACKLSLNVKNGVIEEALVETIGCSGMTHSAAMAAEILQGKTILEALNTDLVCDAINTAMRELFLQIVYGRTQSAFSDDGLAIGAGLEDLGKGLRSQVGTMYATKEKGVRYLEMAEGYVTGIALDDDNEVIGYQFVSLGKMTDFIKKGDDPNTAWEKAKGQYGRVDDAAKIIDPRQE